The proteins below are encoded in one region of Rhodoluna lacicola:
- the rarD gene encoding EamA family transporter RarD: MNNKKDPGFGRGLFFGFGAYLIWGSFPLIITMLAFATPLEIVTWRIVFGFLVAALLTTMTRSWPAIIGVLKDKNLMKWMALATVFIATNWIAYVIGVASQQTIQTALGYFINPLVTILLAVIFLGEKLSRAQWVATAFGAVAVIVLTFDYGQPPWIALILAGSFGIYGLAKNKLGGRVTAVNSFAMEAGMLLPLAGVQFAIIAATAGTPGGGIQFGNVGFWGTVGLIFFGVLTAVPLIMFGTAAQLLPLRFLGFIQYTTPVLQFCLALFVLGEPMPTARWVGFGLVWIGLAVLIFDALRRNRAAARPVDEAVVINS; encoded by the coding sequence ATGAACAACAAAAAAGACCCCGGCTTCGGCCGGGGTCTTTTCTTTGGTTTTGGCGCCTACCTGATCTGGGGCAGCTTTCCACTAATCATCACCATGCTGGCTTTTGCTACGCCGCTTGAAATCGTCACCTGGCGAATTGTCTTTGGCTTTCTAGTGGCCGCTCTGCTCACCACAATGACTCGCAGCTGGCCGGCGATTATCGGTGTTCTAAAAGATAAGAACCTGATGAAGTGGATGGCGCTGGCCACGGTGTTTATTGCCACCAATTGGATTGCCTACGTGATTGGTGTGGCTTCGCAGCAGACCATTCAGACCGCTCTGGGCTACTTTATTAATCCGCTGGTCACCATTTTGCTTGCGGTAATTTTTCTTGGCGAAAAACTCAGCCGGGCTCAGTGGGTGGCTACGGCCTTTGGCGCGGTGGCGGTAATCGTGCTGACTTTTGATTACGGTCAGCCGCCCTGGATTGCACTGATCTTGGCTGGGTCATTTGGTATTTATGGTCTGGCCAAAAACAAACTTGGTGGCCGAGTCACCGCAGTAAATTCTTTCGCCATGGAAGCCGGAATGCTGCTGCCGCTGGCCGGTGTGCAATTTGCGATCATCGCCGCGACCGCAGGAACCCCTGGTGGCGGCATTCAGTTTGGCAACGTAGGTTTTTGGGGAACCGTGGGCCTGATTTTCTTTGGTGTACTTACCGCTGTTCCGCTAATCATGTTTGGCACTGCGGCCCAATTGCTGCCGCTGCGCTTTTTGGGCTTTATTCAATACACAACCCCGGTGCTGCAGTTCTGCCTTGCCCTATTCGTGCTGGGGGAGCCAATGCCCACAGCACGATGGGTTGGTTTTGGGCTGGTCTGGATAGGGCTTGCCGTGCTTATTTTTGATGCACTGCGCAGAAACCGGGCCGCAGCCAGGCCGGTTGACGAAGCGGTCGTTATAAATTCGTAA
- the groES gene encoding co-chaperone GroES, translated as MSVSIKPLEDRIVVRPVEAEQVTASGLVIPDTAKEKPQEAEVIAVGPGRVDDKGVRIPVDVAVGDKVIFSKYGGTELKFNGEEYLVLSARDVLAVVVR; from the coding sequence ATGTCGGTTTCAATCAAGCCGCTTGAAGATCGCATCGTTGTTCGCCCAGTAGAGGCTGAGCAGGTAACTGCATCGGGTCTGGTAATTCCAGACACCGCCAAGGAAAAGCCACAGGAAGCAGAAGTAATTGCTGTTGGTCCTGGACGCGTAGACGACAAGGGTGTTCGCATTCCTGTTGACGTAGCAGTTGGCGACAAGGTCATCTTCTCAAAGTACGGTGGCACCGAGCTTAAGTTCAACGGCGAGGAGTACCTAGTACTTTCAGCACGCGACGTTTTGGCGGTAGTAGTTCGCTAA